One window from the genome of Lasioglossum baleicum chromosome 9, iyLasBale1, whole genome shotgun sequence encodes:
- the LOC143211813 gene encoding uncharacterized protein LOC143211813 isoform X1, with protein MQEELKLMKECKKKMKMKRSRSLSPEPSSSEDNTKRIRLEEDTYKGDEAILYPHMLDFSDDVLLNIFQYLAPQDLMAISLCCQRFGQVAQDKTLWRRVDFRSLPIKLKDFMKEYIKFLQPVTTTLAIRRSLGNGEIGRLSLRFFSTIKTVCTQLKELIIEDYIIHGDTIGITDFPHTLEKLSLKGCEMGYLRRNKSYFFHMNFHMPNLTCLILSNCQWFTPHSLLVISKMPNLKELRLNSCHRLGECVAYTSLATRFGFKKLEILDLRDTALGDSEVCCFSSTSTLTHLYLECPSSLRHTELKDQESPRPLDREALSNVPPAYEDAHVAQFWVEDGFRWENNSFGHCVITDRAICVLGSDMFDRKMVKDLAEGVIVVEDGERVFNNPHLKTLVVRNYRDVTNSSLVHLAFNTSSLEYLDVTGTSVTRQGVEAFKSEKANVKLLSSFDET; from the exons ATGCAGGAAGAACTGAAGCTGATGAAAGA GTgcaagaaaaaaatgaaaatgaaacgcaGCAGATCTTTGTCCCCCGAACCGTCGAGCAGCGAGGATAACACCAAACGTATCAGACTAGAAGAGGATACATACAAAGGAGACGAGGCAATATTATATCCGCATATGTTGGATTTCTCGGATGATGTTTTACtaaacatatttcaatatttggcCCCTCAAGATCTTATGGCGATAAGCTT ATGTTGTCAACGATTCGGACAAGTAGCGCAAGATAAAACGTTGTGGAGAAGAGTAGATTTTCGTTCGTTGCCTATAAAATTGAAGGATTTCATGAAGGAGTACATAAAATTCCTTCAACCTGTAACGACAACCCTTGCGATTCGTCGCAGTTTGGGTAACGGAGAAATAGGACGTCTCAGTCTTCGTTTCTTCAGTACTATTAAAACCGTGTGTACTCAACTCAAGGAATTAATCATCGAGGACTATATTATTCACGGAGATACG ATTGGGATTACAGATTTTCCACATACTCTCGAGAAGCTCTCGTTGAAGGGCTGCGAAATGGGTTATTTGCGCAGGAATAAGTCATATTTCTTTCACATGAACTTCCATATGCCTAATTTAACG tgtTTGATTTTGAGCAACTGTCAATGGTTTACTCCGCATTCGCTGTTGGTTATCAGTAAAATGCCAAACTTGAAAGAATTGCGATTAAATTCTTGTCATCGTTTGGGCGAATGCGTTGCTTATACCAGTTTGGCAACACGATttggatttaaaaaattggag ATTCTGGATTTACGAGATACAGCGCTCGGCGACAGCGAAGTTTGTTGCTTCAGTTCCACCAGTACCTTGACTCATCTCTATCTGGAATGCCCTTCCAGTTTAAGACATACGGAATTAAAAGATCAAGAGTCACCGCGACCTTTGGACAGAGAAGCTTTATCGAATGTACCACCGGCATACGAAGATGCGCACGTTGCACAGTTCTGGGTCGAAGATGGATtccgatgggaaaataattcgTTCGGACATTGCGTGATAACGGACAGAGCGATTTGCGTCCTTGGAAGCGATATGTTTGATCGCAAGATGGTCAAGGACTTGGCGGAAGGAGTAATAGTCGTGGAAGACGGTGAACGAGTATTTAATAATCCACATTTGAAAACATTGGTCGTTAGAAATTATCGGGACGTTACGAATTCGAGTCTCGTGCATTTGGCGTTTAATACATCCAGCCTCGAGTATTTGGATGTTACCGGTACTTCCGTTACCAGGCAAGGCGTCGAAGCTTTCAAGTCTGAGAAAGCAAACGTTAAATTATTGTCCTCGTTCGATGAAACATAG
- the LOC143211813 gene encoding uncharacterized protein LOC143211813 isoform X2, with protein MKMKRSRSLSPEPSSSEDNTKRIRLEEDTYKGDEAILYPHMLDFSDDVLLNIFQYLAPQDLMAISLCCQRFGQVAQDKTLWRRVDFRSLPIKLKDFMKEYIKFLQPVTTTLAIRRSLGNGEIGRLSLRFFSTIKTVCTQLKELIIEDYIIHGDTIGITDFPHTLEKLSLKGCEMGYLRRNKSYFFHMNFHMPNLTCLILSNCQWFTPHSLLVISKMPNLKELRLNSCHRLGECVAYTSLATRFGFKKLEILDLRDTALGDSEVCCFSSTSTLTHLYLECPSSLRHTELKDQESPRPLDREALSNVPPAYEDAHVAQFWVEDGFRWENNSFGHCVITDRAICVLGSDMFDRKMVKDLAEGVIVVEDGERVFNNPHLKTLVVRNYRDVTNSSLVHLAFNTSSLEYLDVTGTSVTRQGVEAFKSEKANVKLLSSFDET; from the exons atgaaaatgaaacgcaGCAGATCTTTGTCCCCCGAACCGTCGAGCAGCGAGGATAACACCAAACGTATCAGACTAGAAGAGGATACATACAAAGGAGACGAGGCAATATTATATCCGCATATGTTGGATTTCTCGGATGATGTTTTACtaaacatatttcaatatttggcCCCTCAAGATCTTATGGCGATAAGCTT ATGTTGTCAACGATTCGGACAAGTAGCGCAAGATAAAACGTTGTGGAGAAGAGTAGATTTTCGTTCGTTGCCTATAAAATTGAAGGATTTCATGAAGGAGTACATAAAATTCCTTCAACCTGTAACGACAACCCTTGCGATTCGTCGCAGTTTGGGTAACGGAGAAATAGGACGTCTCAGTCTTCGTTTCTTCAGTACTATTAAAACCGTGTGTACTCAACTCAAGGAATTAATCATCGAGGACTATATTATTCACGGAGATACG ATTGGGATTACAGATTTTCCACATACTCTCGAGAAGCTCTCGTTGAAGGGCTGCGAAATGGGTTATTTGCGCAGGAATAAGTCATATTTCTTTCACATGAACTTCCATATGCCTAATTTAACG tgtTTGATTTTGAGCAACTGTCAATGGTTTACTCCGCATTCGCTGTTGGTTATCAGTAAAATGCCAAACTTGAAAGAATTGCGATTAAATTCTTGTCATCGTTTGGGCGAATGCGTTGCTTATACCAGTTTGGCAACACGATttggatttaaaaaattggag ATTCTGGATTTACGAGATACAGCGCTCGGCGACAGCGAAGTTTGTTGCTTCAGTTCCACCAGTACCTTGACTCATCTCTATCTGGAATGCCCTTCCAGTTTAAGACATACGGAATTAAAAGATCAAGAGTCACCGCGACCTTTGGACAGAGAAGCTTTATCGAATGTACCACCGGCATACGAAGATGCGCACGTTGCACAGTTCTGGGTCGAAGATGGATtccgatgggaaaataattcgTTCGGACATTGCGTGATAACGGACAGAGCGATTTGCGTCCTTGGAAGCGATATGTTTGATCGCAAGATGGTCAAGGACTTGGCGGAAGGAGTAATAGTCGTGGAAGACGGTGAACGAGTATTTAATAATCCACATTTGAAAACATTGGTCGTTAGAAATTATCGGGACGTTACGAATTCGAGTCTCGTGCATTTGGCGTTTAATACATCCAGCCTCGAGTATTTGGATGTTACCGGTACTTCCGTTACCAGGCAAGGCGTCGAAGCTTTCAAGTCTGAGAAAGCAAACGTTAAATTATTGTCCTCGTTCGATGAAACATAG
- the LOC143211813 gene encoding uncharacterized protein LOC143211813 isoform X4 yields MQEELKLMKECKKKMKMKRSRSLSPEPSSSEDNTKRIRLEEDTYKGDEAILYPHMLDFSDDVLLNIFQYLAPQDLMAISLCCQRFGQVAQDKTLWRRVDFRSLPIKLKDFMKEYIKFLQPVTTTLAIRRSLGNGEIGRLSLRFFSTIKTVCTQLKELIIEDYIIHGDTIGITDFPHTLEKLSLKGCEMGYLRRNKSYFFHMNFHMPNLTILDLRDTALGDSEVCCFSSTSTLTHLYLECPSSLRHTELKDQESPRPLDREALSNVPPAYEDAHVAQFWVEDGFRWENNSFGHCVITDRAICVLGSDMFDRKMVKDLAEGVIVVEDGERVFNNPHLKTLVVRNYRDVTNSSLVHLAFNTSSLEYLDVTGTSVTRQGVEAFKSEKANVKLLSSFDET; encoded by the exons ATGCAGGAAGAACTGAAGCTGATGAAAGA GTgcaagaaaaaaatgaaaatgaaacgcaGCAGATCTTTGTCCCCCGAACCGTCGAGCAGCGAGGATAACACCAAACGTATCAGACTAGAAGAGGATACATACAAAGGAGACGAGGCAATATTATATCCGCATATGTTGGATTTCTCGGATGATGTTTTACtaaacatatttcaatatttggcCCCTCAAGATCTTATGGCGATAAGCTT ATGTTGTCAACGATTCGGACAAGTAGCGCAAGATAAAACGTTGTGGAGAAGAGTAGATTTTCGTTCGTTGCCTATAAAATTGAAGGATTTCATGAAGGAGTACATAAAATTCCTTCAACCTGTAACGACAACCCTTGCGATTCGTCGCAGTTTGGGTAACGGAGAAATAGGACGTCTCAGTCTTCGTTTCTTCAGTACTATTAAAACCGTGTGTACTCAACTCAAGGAATTAATCATCGAGGACTATATTATTCACGGAGATACG ATTGGGATTACAGATTTTCCACATACTCTCGAGAAGCTCTCGTTGAAGGGCTGCGAAATGGGTTATTTGCGCAGGAATAAGTCATATTTCTTTCACATGAACTTCCATATGCCTAATTTAACG ATTCTGGATTTACGAGATACAGCGCTCGGCGACAGCGAAGTTTGTTGCTTCAGTTCCACCAGTACCTTGACTCATCTCTATCTGGAATGCCCTTCCAGTTTAAGACATACGGAATTAAAAGATCAAGAGTCACCGCGACCTTTGGACAGAGAAGCTTTATCGAATGTACCACCGGCATACGAAGATGCGCACGTTGCACAGTTCTGGGTCGAAGATGGATtccgatgggaaaataattcgTTCGGACATTGCGTGATAACGGACAGAGCGATTTGCGTCCTTGGAAGCGATATGTTTGATCGCAAGATGGTCAAGGACTTGGCGGAAGGAGTAATAGTCGTGGAAGACGGTGAACGAGTATTTAATAATCCACATTTGAAAACATTGGTCGTTAGAAATTATCGGGACGTTACGAATTCGAGTCTCGTGCATTTGGCGTTTAATACATCCAGCCTCGAGTATTTGGATGTTACCGGTACTTCCGTTACCAGGCAAGGCGTCGAAGCTTTCAAGTCTGAGAAAGCAAACGTTAAATTATTGTCCTCGTTCGATGAAACATAG
- the LOC143211813 gene encoding uncharacterized protein LOC143211813 isoform X3, which produces MQEELKLMKECKKKMKMKRSRSLSPEPSSSEDNTKRIRLEEDTYKGDEAILYPHMLDFSDDVLLNIFQYLAPQDLMAISLCCQRFGQVAQDKTLWRRVDFRSLPIKLKDFMKEYIKFLQPVTTTLAIRRSLGNGEIGRLSLRFFSTIKTVCTQLKELIIEDYIIHGDTCLILSNCQWFTPHSLLVISKMPNLKELRLNSCHRLGECVAYTSLATRFGFKKLEILDLRDTALGDSEVCCFSSTSTLTHLYLECPSSLRHTELKDQESPRPLDREALSNVPPAYEDAHVAQFWVEDGFRWENNSFGHCVITDRAICVLGSDMFDRKMVKDLAEGVIVVEDGERVFNNPHLKTLVVRNYRDVTNSSLVHLAFNTSSLEYLDVTGTSVTRQGVEAFKSEKANVKLLSSFDET; this is translated from the exons ATGCAGGAAGAACTGAAGCTGATGAAAGA GTgcaagaaaaaaatgaaaatgaaacgcaGCAGATCTTTGTCCCCCGAACCGTCGAGCAGCGAGGATAACACCAAACGTATCAGACTAGAAGAGGATACATACAAAGGAGACGAGGCAATATTATATCCGCATATGTTGGATTTCTCGGATGATGTTTTACtaaacatatttcaatatttggcCCCTCAAGATCTTATGGCGATAAGCTT ATGTTGTCAACGATTCGGACAAGTAGCGCAAGATAAAACGTTGTGGAGAAGAGTAGATTTTCGTTCGTTGCCTATAAAATTGAAGGATTTCATGAAGGAGTACATAAAATTCCTTCAACCTGTAACGACAACCCTTGCGATTCGTCGCAGTTTGGGTAACGGAGAAATAGGACGTCTCAGTCTTCGTTTCTTCAGTACTATTAAAACCGTGTGTACTCAACTCAAGGAATTAATCATCGAGGACTATATTATTCACGGAGATACG tgtTTGATTTTGAGCAACTGTCAATGGTTTACTCCGCATTCGCTGTTGGTTATCAGTAAAATGCCAAACTTGAAAGAATTGCGATTAAATTCTTGTCATCGTTTGGGCGAATGCGTTGCTTATACCAGTTTGGCAACACGATttggatttaaaaaattggag ATTCTGGATTTACGAGATACAGCGCTCGGCGACAGCGAAGTTTGTTGCTTCAGTTCCACCAGTACCTTGACTCATCTCTATCTGGAATGCCCTTCCAGTTTAAGACATACGGAATTAAAAGATCAAGAGTCACCGCGACCTTTGGACAGAGAAGCTTTATCGAATGTACCACCGGCATACGAAGATGCGCACGTTGCACAGTTCTGGGTCGAAGATGGATtccgatgggaaaataattcgTTCGGACATTGCGTGATAACGGACAGAGCGATTTGCGTCCTTGGAAGCGATATGTTTGATCGCAAGATGGTCAAGGACTTGGCGGAAGGAGTAATAGTCGTGGAAGACGGTGAACGAGTATTTAATAATCCACATTTGAAAACATTGGTCGTTAGAAATTATCGGGACGTTACGAATTCGAGTCTCGTGCATTTGGCGTTTAATACATCCAGCCTCGAGTATTTGGATGTTACCGGTACTTCCGTTACCAGGCAAGGCGTCGAAGCTTTCAAGTCTGAGAAAGCAAACGTTAAATTATTGTCCTCGTTCGATGAAACATAG
- the LOC143211814 gene encoding mitochondrial-processing peptidase subunit beta — translation MSNNDCKTFRAHENSRGKMSTGLDANTENAVESCTLSNGIRLVCESRYCYTTTLGCFFPAGAMHELPEERGSALFLEHLLFRRTTRRNEEEMIKVVEEIGAKITTVATRDMFLFYGTVPSKEIVKLIDIFADVIMNNLICDQDIAREKCVILHDLSKMESDKERVVMDYLPTIAYQDTDLANSIYPETDVIKNFCKARLAEFQDRLFKPCSLTIVCTGPICLAELEKIVCEYFTRNGGSYSSSAQSSRGQREYRFSGAELRYRDDDHELGYVAIGVEGPSSKESTDYYALNVAKEIVGCWDRTSSGGAQHNAPYLAHCAFNTVLCRMYKSFFQNWAQSTSIWGCYFVCDKLSLTIMTSFLQKEWMRLCTTITGKETSRAVNRCKTRELLLLNDPIHHLIDIVQNYSRYGSYIPIHERMKEYEKITADIIREASVKYIYNQSPAVIAYGRIENFPDYCNIKNSMYLLRY, via the exons ATGTCAAATAATGATTGCAAAACGTTTCGAGCTCATGAAAACTCGCGTGGAAAAATGTCTACAGGTTTAGATGCGAACACCGAAAATGCAGTAGAATCTTGTACCTTGAGTAATGGTATACGTCTTGTATGTGAAAGTAGATACTGTTATACCACAACCCTGGGTTGTTTTTTCCCAGCGGGTGCAATGCACGAATTGCCTGAAGAGCGTGGCAGTGCACTATTCTTAGAGCATTTACTTTTCAGG AGAACGACACGTAGAAACGAAGAAGAAATGATAAAAGTGGTAGAAGAAATTGGTGCAAAGATTACTACTGTTGCTACGAGAGATATGTTTCTTTTTTATGGAACAGTACCTTCGAAGGAAATAGTTAAACTCATCGATATATTTGCAGATGTGATTATGAATAATCTGATAT GTGATCAAGATATCGCGAGAGAAAAATGTGTAATCTTGCATGACCTTTCTAAAATGGAATCTGACAAAGAACGAGTTGTAATGGATTATTTACCAACCATTGCATATCAGGATACCGATCTTGCAAATAGTATATATCCTGAAACTGATGTGATAAA AAACTTTTGTAAAGCAAGATTAGCCGAATTTCAAGATCGTTTATTCAAACCTTGTTCCCTGACAATTGTATGTACCGGACCCATTTGTCTAGCAGAATTAGAAAAAATTGTTTGCGAGTACTTTACGCGTAACGGTGGATCTTACAGCAGCTCGGCGCAGTCGTCTCGTGGACAAAGAGAATATCGATTTTCAg GTGCCGAGTTACGGTATAGAGACGACGATCACGAATTAGGGTACGTGGCGATAGGCGTGGAAGGACCGAGTTCCAAAGAATCCACGGATTATTATGCGCTCAACGTAGCTAAAGAGATTGTTGGTTGCTGGGACAGGACATCGA GTGGAGGAGCGCAACACAATGCACCGTATCTCGCACACTGTGCATTCAACACAGTTTTGTGTCGTATGTACAAATCATTTTTTCAGAATTGGGCACAGTCTACGAGCATATGGGGATGTTACTTCGTCTGCGACAAATTAAGTCTCACG ataatgacTAGTTTCTTGCAAAAAGAATGGATGAGATTGTGTACAACGATAACTGGGAAAGAAACATCGCGGGCTGTGAATCGATGTAAAACGAGAGAATTGTTGTTATTAAATGATCCGATACATCATTTGATAGATATCGTTCAGAATTATTCGAGGTATGGGTCTTACATACCAATTCACGAAAGAATGAAAGAATAtgag aaaataacaGCAGATATAATCAGAGAAGCTTCCGTCAAGTATATTTACAATCAAAGTCCTGCTGTTATCGCTTATGGTCGAATCGAAAACTTCCCGGACTattgtaatataaaaaattcaa